A part of Chloroflexota bacterium genomic DNA contains:
- a CDS encoding sensor histidine kinase produces the protein MTSAREPLNTRQVFRLLILYRWFSLIPAALLLATSQNAIPLSLLSITLAAAAFVNLAITLFAARLNALLRRRPWLLAFDLLFCFALVVLTDGWNTRYYLYTFSPLLAAAFFFQLRGAMLGAAGMAGLFLLAGIGQTGTGLTWLKLAEQLTGYFVIAGTFGYATTLLARYTNSLTELDQAHRDLEVIHELTLSLQSAADVVEVEERVLVAVTNDLGFPRATIALVDQQEHVLTAWLGRALDGQAMFVGGLPHPIQLRLAPDSGMIAQSLLDGQVRLSAKSRLTSNEQVNTYLGADSYHVFPLLLREHPVGVLLVTASDGEEASRLRSLQAIANQAAVAVGTTMLCIDRAQRLAVQDERIRIAREIHDSVSQSLFGITYSLDACVKLLPQEPDTVKNELAGLLSFAQTTRDEVRQSILDIWPSELTAERFAQDLRRYLAGICRVSELAVAIEIRGDFSLIPPRARRNLYRIAQEALTNIVRHAAATEARVCLEAGQGQAMLTVRDNGRGFDPALAMAREIDRERFGLLGIGERVASLGGTTDILSQPGAGATIVVSVPFANGR, from the coding sequence ATGACGTCTGCGCGCGAACCCCTCAATACCCGCCAGGTTTTCAGGCTACTCATTCTCTACCGATGGTTTAGTCTGATCCCGGCCGCTCTACTGCTGGCTACAAGCCAAAATGCCATTCCTCTTTCCCTTTTGAGCATCACCCTGGCCGCGGCCGCCTTTGTCAATCTTGCCATCACCTTGTTTGCCGCCCGATTGAATGCTTTGCTTCGGCGCCGGCCCTGGTTGTTGGCTTTCGATTTGCTCTTCTGCTTCGCGTTGGTTGTCCTCACCGATGGTTGGAACACGCGATACTATCTGTACACTTTCAGCCCGCTGTTAGCCGCCGCCTTCTTCTTTCAACTGCGCGGCGCGATGCTCGGCGCGGCAGGGATGGCGGGCCTGTTCTTGCTGGCCGGAATCGGCCAGACCGGCACGGGCCTGACCTGGCTCAAACTGGCCGAGCAATTGACCGGATACTTTGTTATCGCCGGGACCTTTGGCTATGCCACAACGCTTCTGGCCCGATATACGAATTCTCTCACTGAACTCGATCAGGCTCATCGCGACCTCGAAGTAATTCACGAACTCACCCTCTCGCTACAAAGCGCAGCCGACGTGGTGGAAGTGGAAGAAAGAGTGCTAGTGGCCGTGACCAATGACTTGGGTTTCCCGCGGGCTACAATTGCTCTCGTGGATCAGCAAGAGCATGTGCTGACCGCCTGGCTGGGAAGGGCGCTCGACGGGCAGGCCATGTTTGTCGGCGGCTTGCCACACCCGATCCAATTGCGCCTCGCGCCCGATTCGGGAATGATTGCGCAAAGCCTGCTCGATGGTCAAGTCCGGCTGTCCGCCAAGAGCCGGCTCACATCAAATGAGCAGGTGAACACCTATCTGGGAGCTGATTCTTATCACGTCTTTCCCTTGTTATTGCGCGAGCACCCGGTTGGCGTTTTATTGGTGACCGCCTCGGATGGTGAAGAAGCGTCTCGTTTGCGCTCCCTACAAGCTATTGCCAATCAGGCCGCAGTGGCGGTGGGCACTACAATGTTGTGTATTGACCGGGCGCAACGGCTCGCCGTGCAAGATGAGCGCATCCGCATTGCCAGAGAGATTCATGATAGCGTCTCTCAATCGCTGTTCGGCATCACCTATTCGCTTGATGCTTGCGTGAAGCTCCTGCCACAGGAGCCGGACACTGTAAAGAATGAGCTGGCCGGTTTGTTGAGTTTCGCCCAGACCACACGCGATGAGGTGCGACAATCCATCCTCGACATCTGGCCGTCGGAATTGACCGCCGAACGGTTTGCTCAGGACTTGCGCCGCTATCTGGCCGGAATCTGCCGCGTGAGTGAGTTGGCTGTAGCGATTGAAATTCGCGGCGACTTTAGCCTCATCCCGCCACGCGCCAGGCGAAATTTGTATCGTATTGCCCAGGAGGCGCTGACCAACATCGTCCGACATGCCGCGGCGACCGAGGCGCGAGTTTGTCTCGAAGCTGGGCAAGGGCAGGCGATGCTGACGGTTCGTGACAATGGTCGCGGATTTGATCCTGCGCTGGCGATGGCGCGCGAAATTGATCGCGAGCGGTTTGGCCTGCTCGGAATCGGTGAACGTGTCGCGTCGCTCGGTGGAACCACTGACATTCTCTCCCAACCTGGGGCAGGCGCGACGATAGTGGTTAGCGTTCCCTTTGCCAATGGCCGGTAA
- a CDS encoding response regulator transcription factor: MAGNSSPTVIRLLIADDHEIVRRGLAMVLRLEPGFELIGEARDGAEAVQKARDLCPDVLLLDFKMPALTGDVVAHQVRAHCPNTRILILSGAEIDEAVLNAIETVDGYVVKDIGPDELARAIRHVAAGGRYVHAAVTTALQERLGAQLSLPTSLRVPLSPRELEVLRLMATAATYREIGQKLFISEETVRSHAKNILAKLDQPNRTQAVVAAVKLGLITLE, from the coding sequence ATGGCCGGTAATTCAAGCCCCACCGTCATTCGCCTTCTCATTGCAGACGATCACGAAATTGTGCGCCGGGGACTGGCTATGGTACTCCGGCTGGAACCGGGCTTTGAGCTTATCGGTGAAGCGCGTGACGGCGCCGAAGCCGTCCAAAAGGCGCGTGACTTATGCCCTGACGTATTACTGCTCGACTTTAAGATGCCGGCGCTGACCGGCGATGTGGTAGCTCACCAGGTTCGCGCGCACTGTCCAAACACCCGCATTCTGATTCTGAGTGGGGCTGAAATAGACGAGGCGGTGCTGAACGCCATTGAAACGGTGGACGGCTACGTGGTCAAGGATATCGGCCCGGACGAATTGGCCCGCGCCATCCGCCACGTGGCGGCGGGCGGGCGATACGTCCACGCGGCGGTGACGACAGCTTTGCAGGAGCGCCTGGGCGCGCAATTGAGCCTTCCTACCAGCCTGCGCGTCCCACTGTCTCCCCGCGAATTGGAAGTGTTGCGTTTGATGGCAACGGCGGCCACGTACCGGGAAATCGGCCAGAAGCTATTCATCTCTGAAGAAACCGTCCGGTCTCACGCCAAAAACATCCTCGCCAAACTTGATCAACCCAATCGCACCCAGGCAGTAGTGGCCGCGGTGAAGCTGGGGCTGATTACCCTCGAGTAA
- a CDS encoding PAS domain S-box protein, with protein MPPSKSKPGRLLIVDDEVELVMALCEILTRQGYEAVGLASGREALQALKEQEFDLLLADLMIPDLDGIALLRAGLETDPHLVGIIMTGQGTVPTAVEAMKIGAFDYLLKPFKFNAVLPVLARAMDVRRLRLENVQLRETATVYELIQTIAFTLDSGAILNKVAEVALRQCEADEVSIMLPTEAGDELYVAVARGERAEHIVGKRAPLEQGVAGWVARYRELLALPGEVRDSRFAPLYPRPDIGFAVSMPMIAGNRFVGVLNANTTRRRPFTSGQVKALTILTGAASAALEAARLYEQARRVEEKERLILENVDEVVYMIGISDDPFRGTTQFVSPRVKNIIGYRAEEFLNDPGLWARLIHPDDISTIGSQTQAIYASGQSGTREYRVRHKTTGEYHWMEDRVTPLYDAAGKVMSVFGVARDITERKRMEAERTGLLNMLESSLNEIYLFNAETLRFQYVNAGALRNLGYSRAAIETMTPLDLKPEFDDASFRNLLAPLLNHERELLIFQTVHRRADASLYPVEAHLQLVEQNGAQMFLAIILDITERKQAEVILKKLSSAVEQTADNVFICNRDGVIEYVNPAFEQLTGYTQAEAIGQTPRLLKSGQHASRFFEKLWDTILAGCVFRATFINRKKSGELYYEEKTITPLRDDHSNITHFVSTGKDVTERMRAEAALEKSEAELRALFAAMPDVVVVYDRQGRYLKIAPTNTSLLYKPPGEMIGKTLPEVLPAPQANLLLEHIQRALDTQQTVMLDYSLSLWGQETWFAGAVSPMPGEAAILVARDITERKWRERELEVIVGVSAALRAAPTRSAMLPIILGQLLELFKVDGAALAMLDPSTGEMVIELGQGSWVAWKGERLPMGEGVSGRAIATRQPYVNNDMRSDPLFARPDLLAGSNAVACAPLMVEEWAIGTLWIGRGRAPGPALYSEITSEELRLLTAIADMAANAIHRATLHEQTLRYAADLALAYDTTIEGWSRALDLRDKETEGHTLRVTEMVLRLARAMGIFSEEQLLHIRRGALLHDIGKMGIPDPILLKPGSLTDEEWVIMRKHPGYAHDLLSPIVYLHPALDIPYCHHEKWDGTGYPRGLKGEAIPLAARLFAVVDVWDALRSDRPYRPAWPEEKAREHIQSLAGMHFDPKVIEAFLSMSNDM; from the coding sequence ATGCCGCCATCCAAGTCCAAGCCAGGCCGCTTACTGATCGTTGACGACGAAGTTGAACTGGTGATGGCTTTGTGCGAGATACTGACCAGGCAGGGCTACGAGGCGGTGGGGTTAGCCTCGGGCCGGGAGGCATTGCAGGCGCTGAAGGAACAGGAATTCGATCTGCTCCTGGCCGACTTGATGATACCCGACCTGGATGGCATCGCGCTGTTGCGGGCGGGGTTGGAAACGGACCCGCACCTGGTGGGCATCATCATGACCGGGCAAGGCACGGTGCCGACCGCCGTGGAGGCGATGAAGATCGGGGCCTTCGATTACCTCTTGAAACCGTTCAAGTTCAACGCCGTCCTGCCCGTTTTGGCCCGCGCTATGGACGTGCGCCGCCTGCGCTTGGAAAACGTGCAGTTGCGCGAGACGGCAACAGTTTACGAACTGATCCAGACGATTGCGTTTACGCTGGACTCGGGGGCGATTTTAAACAAAGTGGCCGAGGTCGCGCTTCGGCAGTGCGAAGCGGATGAGGTTTCCATCATGCTCCCCACCGAGGCGGGCGACGAGTTGTACGTAGCCGTCGCGCGCGGCGAGCGCGCCGAACACATTGTAGGGAAACGCGCGCCGCTGGAGCAGGGCGTTGCCGGTTGGGTGGCGCGCTACCGCGAACTGCTCGCCTTGCCCGGCGAGGTGCGCGACTCGCGCTTCGCGCCGCTCTATCCGCGCCCCGACATCGGCTTTGCCGTTTCGATGCCGATGATAGCGGGCAACCGATTCGTCGGCGTCTTGAACGCCAACACGACCCGCCGCCGCCCCTTCACTTCCGGCCAGGTGAAAGCGTTGACCATTCTGACCGGGGCGGCTTCGGCGGCGCTGGAAGCCGCCCGCCTCTATGAACAAGCCCGACGGGTGGAAGAAAAAGAACGGCTGATTTTGGAGAACGTGGATGAAGTCGTTTACATGATCGGAATAAGCGACGATCCATTTCGGGGGACAACCCAATTTGTCAGCCCGCGCGTCAAAAACATTATTGGCTATCGGGCGGAAGAGTTTTTGAATGACCCCGGCTTGTGGGCCAGGCTGATTCACCCGGACGATATTTCCACTATAGGGTCGCAGACTCAAGCGATCTATGCCAGCGGACAGAGCGGCACGCGGGAATATCGGGTGCGGCATAAAACGACCGGCGAATACCACTGGATGGAAGACCGGGTGACGCCCCTGTACGACGCGGCGGGCAAAGTGATGAGCGTTTTTGGCGTCGCCCGCGACATCACCGAACGCAAACGGATGGAAGCAGAGCGCACAGGACTTTTGAATATGCTGGAATCCAGCCTGAACGAGATTTACTTGTTCAACGCCGAGACCCTGCGCTTTCAGTATGTCAACGCCGGCGCGCTTCGCAACCTGGGCTATTCGCGCGCCGCCATCGAGACAATGACGCCGCTGGATCTGAAGCCTGAATTCGACGACGCCTCTTTCCGAAACCTGCTGGCGCCTTTGCTCAACCACGAAAGAGAACTGCTGATTTTTCAAACCGTTCACCGCCGCGCCGATGCCAGCCTCTATCCCGTTGAAGCGCATTTGCAACTGGTTGAGCAGAATGGCGCGCAGATGTTTCTGGCGATCATTCTCGACATCACCGAGCGCAAACAGGCCGAGGTAATCCTGAAGAAACTCTCCAGCGCCGTCGAACAAACGGCGGACAACGTCTTCATTTGCAATCGGGACGGCGTCATCGAATACGTGAACCCGGCCTTTGAGCAACTGACCGGATATACCCAGGCCGAAGCCATTGGCCAAACACCGCGGCTCCTCAAGTCGGGCCAGCACGCCTCCCGGTTCTTCGAAAAACTCTGGGACACCATCCTCGCCGGATGCGTTTTCCGGGCCACCTTCATTAACCGCAAGAAGAGCGGCGAGTTGTATTACGAAGAAAAGACCATCACCCCCCTGAGGGACGATCATAGCAACATCACCCATTTCGTCTCGACCGGCAAAGACGTCACCGAACGCATGCGGGCGGAGGCGGCGCTGGAGAAGAGTGAGGCGGAGTTGCGCGCCCTGTTTGCCGCCATGCCCGATGTTGTTGTCGTCTACGACCGGCAGGGACGCTATCTCAAAATTGCGCCGACCAACACCTCGCTCCTGTACAAACCGCCTGGCGAGATGATCGGGAAAACATTGCCCGAAGTCTTGCCTGCCCCCCAAGCCAATCTGCTCCTTGAACACATTCAGCGTGCTTTAGACACGCAGCAGACCGTCATGCTTGACTATAGCCTGAGCTTGTGGGGCCAGGAAACTTGGTTTGCCGGGGCCGTTTCCCCCATGCCGGGGGAGGCGGCGATCCTGGTAGCGCGTGACATCACCGAACGCAAGTGGCGTGAGCGCGAACTCGAAGTCATCGTCGGCGTGAGCGCCGCCCTGCGCGCCGCCCCGACTCGGAGCGCGATGTTGCCGATCATCCTCGGCCAACTGTTAGAGTTGTTCAAGGTGGATGGCGCGGCGCTGGCAATGCTTGATCCTTCTACGGGGGAGATGGTGATAGAACTGGGGCAGGGGAGTTGGGTGGCCTGGAAGGGCGAGCGCCTCCCGATGGGTGAGGGCGTGAGCGGGCGCGCTATTGCCACTCGTCAGCCCTACGTGAACAACGACATGCGATCCGATCCGCTCTTCGCCCGGCCTGACTTGCTTGCCGGTTCAAACGCCGTGGCCTGCGCCCCACTCATGGTTGAGGAATGGGCCATCGGCACCCTGTGGATAGGACGTGGCCGCGCCCCAGGTCCGGCGCTCTACTCGGAGATCACCTCTGAGGAACTGCGCCTGCTCACCGCCATTGCCGACATGGCGGCCAATGCTATCCACCGGGCCACGCTACACGAGCAAACCCTGCGTTACGCGGCGGATTTGGCTCTGGCCTACGATACCACCATCGAAGGCTGGTCACGGGCGCTCGACTTGCGCGATAAAGAGACCGAAGGCCACACCCTGCGCGTCACCGAGATGGTCTTGCGTTTGGCGCGCGCAATGGGCATCTTCAGTGAAGAACAGTTGTTGCACATCCGCCGGGGCGCGCTCCTGCACGACATCGGGAAGATGGGCATCCCTGACCCTATTTTGCTCAAGCCCGGCTCGCTCACCGATGAAGAATGGGTGATCATGCGCAAACACCCCGGCTACGCCCACGACTTGCTCTCGCCGATTGTATACCTGCACCCGGCGCTGGACATCCCGTATTGCCACCACGAAAAGTGGGACGGCACGGGCTACCCGCGCGGGTTGAAAGGCGAGGCCATTCCTCTGGCGGCGCGCCTCTTTGCGGTGGTGGATGTGTGGGACGCCCTGCGCTCCGACCGCCCCTATCGCCCCGCCTGGCCGGAAGAGAAGGCGCGCGAGCATATTCAGTCACTGGCAGGAATGCACTTCGATCCGAAGGTGATCGAGGCGTTCTTGTCAATGTCAAACGACATGTGA
- a CDS encoding winged helix-turn-helix transcriptional regulator has product MQTTLRREVHQLHAEICQALSDPSRILILYELRDGPRNVSELAESLGLSQPTVSRHLKVLRDRRMALAQREGTNVYYTLADARVIEALNLLREVLAGILEERTALVEELG; this is encoded by the coding sequence ATGCAAACCACCCTCCGGCGCGAAGTCCATCAACTCCATGCTGAAATCTGCCAGGCGCTCTCCGACCCCAGCCGGATTCTGATTCTGTATGAGTTGCGCGACGGCCCGCGCAACGTCAGTGAGTTGGCGGAAAGCTTGGGCCTGAGCCAGCCCACCGTATCGCGCCACCTGAAAGTCTTGCGTGATCGCCGGATGGCGCTGGCCCAACGCGAGGGAACGAACGTTTACTACACCCTGGCCGATGCGCGGGTGATCGAAGCCCTCAACCTTCTGCGCGAAGTGCTGGCCGGAATTTTGGAAGAGCGGACGGCGCTGGTTGAAGAATTGGGATAG